Proteins encoded within one genomic window of Deinococcus betulae:
- a CDS encoding YciI-like protein: MHYLLFYRDLVPDYLTRREPLRALHLAHAKAAEARGELVLAGALANPADGAVLLFQGEGPEAAEAFALAAPYVLNGLVGHWEVRRWMTVVGREAVLLPELL; this comes from the coding sequence GCACTATCTGCTGTTTTACCGCGACCTCGTGCCCGACTATCTGACCCGCCGTGAGCCCCTCCGCGCCCTCCACCTGGCCCACGCCAAAGCGGCTGAGGCTAGGGGCGAGCTGGTACTGGCCGGCGCCCTGGCTAACCCAGCCGACGGCGCCGTTCTGCTGTTCCAGGGCGAAGGGCCGGAAGCAGCCGAAGCCTTCGCCCTGGCGGCCCCCTACGTTCTGAACGGGCTGGTGGGGCACTGGGAAGTCCGGCGCTGGATGACGGTGGTGGGACGAGAAGCAGTTCTTCTCCCCGAACTGCTTTGA